One window of the Plasmodium relictum strain SGS1 genome assembly, chromosome: 1 genome contains the following:
- the METAP1c gene encoding methionine aminopeptidase 1c, putative, translated as MSIFILLIFIFGGIHLCKKRYMNNNYNFIERKKKNVKKFNYIRKKKRVYNYNFLTIKKSYEKNIKCFGEGFSNTVHNNIKKNTHDYSEDRLPSYHRYIDNFKTRKIIHPSIRITELDKKFMKCKGNYNKLFSHLNKTDLFENFSYVGRQKKGILSPTYYLPKFIEKPNYHRTGTPVYVNYDNNNEERNKYEYKNVKDDKDIEIISNNCKFARKLMDDVSYILCEGITTNDIDIYILNKCINNGFYPSPLNYHHYPKSTCISLNEILCHGIPDNNVLFENDIVKVDISVYKDGFHADMCESFLIEKISKEEKKRRKKNYDFIYLNDKLRTKYTKYIFKYHFDLTKNKVVKKGKSVTVRKIRYNAPNSKRQEDDYHFDYDDNTNAVHLNNISQNMFFNNFNDYDDELENFHKQYDDKVIYNPEKNQIYNNIQKFIYNKSEKEEKRRHRHFDFFERTNLNINDFKKIMYDKNLELIKTAYECTMVAISVCKHGVPFKAIAEAMHDYIQKKNKNNKNYSIAPNLCGHNIGKNFHEEPFIIHTLNDDDRKMCENLVFTIEPIITEKESNYITWPDNWTISNSKYHFSAQFEHTILIKKNNAEILTKKNEKSPKFIWERTNL; from the coding sequence atgagtatttttattttattgatatttatttttggTGGAATTCATTTATgcaaaaaaagatatatgaataataattataattttattgaaagaaaaaaaaagaatgtaaaaaaatttaactatattagaaaaaagaaaCGAGTATATAATTACAACTTTcttactataaaaaaaagttatgaaaaaaacataaaatgcTTTGGTGAAGGTTTTTCTAATACTGtacataataatataaaaaaaaatacacatGATTACTCAGAAGATAGATTACCTTCATATCATAGATACATagataattttaaaacaagaaaaataattcatcCTAGTATAAGAATAACAgaattagataaaaaatttatgaaatgtaaaggaaattataataaattattttcgcATTTAAACAAAACtgatttatttgaaaatttttcatatgttggtagacaaaaaaaaggaatattaTCTCCTACATATTATTTACCGAAATTTATAGAAAAGCCAAATTATCATAGAACAGGAACACCTGTTTATGtaaattatgataataataatgaagaaagaaataagtatgaatataaaaatgtaaaagatGATAAAGATATCGAAATAATATCAAATAATTGTAAATTTGCAAGAAAATTAATGGACGAtgtatcatatatattatgtgAAGGTATAACAACAAATGatattgatatatatattttaaataaatgtattaatAACGGATTTTATCCATCTCCTTTGAATTATCATCATTATCCAAAAAGTACTTGTATATCATTAAACGAAATACTATGCCATGGTATTCCAGACAACAAtgttttatttgaaaatgaTATCGTAAAAGTAGATATTAGTGTTTATAAAGATGGATTTCATGCTGATATGTGCGAAAGTTTTcttattgaaaaaatatcgaaagaagaaaaaaaaagaagaaaaaaaaattatgattttatttatctAAATGATAAACTTAGAacaaaatatacaaaatatatttttaaatatcatTTTGATTTAACAAAGAACAAGGTggttaaaaaaggaaaatcaGTTACTGtaagaaaaataagataTAATGCACCAAATTCGAAAAGGCAAGAAGATGATTATCATTTTGATTATGATGATAATACCAATGCagttcatttaaataatatatcccaaaatatgttttttaataattttaatgattatGATGACGAGCtagaaaattttcataaacaGTATGATGATAAAGTTATATATAATCCAGAAAAAAATCAGATTTATAACAATAttcaaaaatttatatataataaaagtgaaaaggaagaaaaaagaagacATAGGCATTTCGATTTTTTTGAAAGAACTAAtcttaatataaatgattttaaaaaaattatgtatgataaaaatttagaattaattaaaacaGCTTATGAATGCACAATGGTAGCTATCAGTGTATGTAAACATGGTGTACCATTTAAAGCTATTGCTGAAGCAATGCATGATTatattcagaaaaaaaataaaaataataaaaattattctatTGCACCTAATTTATGTGGTCATAATATTGGAAAAAACTTTCATGAGGAGCCTTTTATTATACATACATTAAATGATGATGATAGAAAAATGTGTGAAAATTTAGTATTTACTATTGAACCAATTATTACAGAAAAAGAATCTAATTATATTACTTGGCCCGATAACTGGACAATTTCAAATTCTAAATATCATTTTTCTGCTCAGTTTGAGCATACTATTCttatcaaaaaaaacaatGCAGAAATacttacaaaaaaaaatgaaaaatctCCTAAATTTATATGGGAGAGAACTAATTTGTAG